The Lycium barbarum isolate Lr01 chromosome 10, ASM1917538v2, whole genome shotgun sequence genome includes a region encoding these proteins:
- the LOC132613341 gene encoding uncharacterized protein LOC132613341 produces MRRFNPQWFSEYSNWLEYSESKDAVFCLNCYLFADDNIHQGGGDARKNCEDLVRQEQSIQSALVRQDSQFKHEYRLHLTASIDVVRLLLNQGLAFRGHDESKSSLSRGNFLEILSWYSERCDNIKDFVLKHAPQNDLMTSPMIQKEIVTACKIETIKAIIEELNGDYFALLVDEYFDVSRKEQMAVVLRYVDRMGFVMERLIDIIHVQDTCASSLKEAIVNLLTQHSLSLFYVRGQCYNGASNMQGRINGLKMLIRQESRSANFVHCFAHQLQLSLVAVSKKCVEVGELVLLVSSILNMLGASFKRMDEYRESQKKRVQESLDMGELETGRGLHQEFGLTRACDTRWGSHYKSFSNFILMFGSIVDVLDDIVVDSHCPDEMTKAMGFLRACQTFDVAFILHLMRDILAITDELNKCLQKKEQDIANAMLLVQVAKKRLQKLREEEWGSLIDKVSKFCIKYQILIPNLDEPYFTSLRSRRKLAGCTVSHHYYVEVFCKVIDWQIQELSYRFDEVTTDLLHGIACLNPIDSFSSFDLRKIMRMAEHYPNDFDEFSMGALENQLASYIIDVRDLDERFSDLKGLCDLSKRLVQTKKHSNYPLVFRFVKLALLLLVATASVERTFSAMKFINNDLRSRMNESYFSGCLVPYVEKDVFNRISNDVIIKTFQGMKPRRVQL; encoded by the exons ATGCGTCGTTTTAATCCTCAGTGGTTTAGTGAATATTCTAATTGGTTGGAGTATAGTGAAAGTAAAGATGCAGTCTTTTGTTTGAATTGCTATCTATTTGCAGACGATAATATTCATCAAGGAGGGGGTGAT GCAAGAAAGAATTGTGAAGATCTAGTGCGACAAGAACAATCTATTCAATCTGCACTTGTGAGGCAAGATTCTCAATTTAAGCATGAGTATCGGCTCCACTTAACTGCTTCAATTGATGTTGTAAGGCTTCTTTTGAATCAAGGATTGGCATTTCGGGGTCATGATGAATCTAAATCATCACTTAGCAGaggtaattttcttgaaattctttCATGGTATTCTGAAAGGTGTGATAACATTAAAGATTTTGTATTGAAACATGCTCCACAAAATGATCTGATGACTTCTCCAATGATTCAAAAAGAAATTGTGACTGCATGCAAAATTGAAACAATTAAGGCTATCATAGAAGAATTAAATGGTGATTACTTTGCCTTGTTggttgatgaatattttgatgtGTCGCGCAAGGAGCAAATGGCCGTTGTTTTACGATATGTTGATAGAATGGGATTTGTGATGGAGCGACTTATTGACATTATTCATGTTCAAGATACTTGTGCATCATCTCTAAAAGAAGCAATTGTTAATTTACTTACTCAACATTCCTTGAGTCTTTTTTATGTACGTGGACAATGTTATAATGGGGCAAGTAATATGCAAGGTAGAATCAATGGCCTTAAAATGTTGATTAGGCAAGAAAGTAGATCAGCTAATTTTGTTCATTGCTTTgctcatcaacttcaactaaGTCTTGTTGCGGTTTCTAAAAAGTGTGTTGAAGTGGGGGAGCTTGTACTATTGGTTTCGAGTATTTTGAATATGTTGGGAGCTTCTTTTAAACGCATGGATGAATATCGAGAATCTCAAAAGAAAAGAGTTCAAGAGTCATTAGATATGGGTGAACTTGAAACTGGTAGAGGCTTGCATCAAGAATTTGGTCTTACTAGAGCTTGTGATACTCGTTGGGGATCCCACTACAAATCTTTTAGTAACTTTATTCTTATGTTTGGTTCAATTGTTGATGtacttgatgatattgttgttgattcaCATTGCCCAGATGAAATGACCAAGGCAATGGGATTTCTCAGAGCATGTCAAACATTTGATGTTGCATTCATATTGCATTTGATGAGAGATATTTTAGCAATCACAGATGAGCTTAACAAATGCTTACAGAAAAAGGAGCAAGATATCGCAAATGCCATGCTACTTGTTCAAGTAGCAAAGAAAAGGTTGCAAAagttaagggaggaagaatgggGTTCGCTTATTGATAAAGTATCTAAATTTTGTATCAAGTATCAAATTTTGATACCTAATTTAGATGAGCCGTACTTTACCTCTTTGAGATCACGGCGTAAACTTGCTGGTTGTACTGTCTCACACCATTATTACGTTGAAGTGTTTTGCAAAGTTATTGATTGGCAAATTCAAGAGCTTTCTTATCGTTTTGACGAAGTAACGACTGATTTGCTTCATGGAATTGCTTGTTTAAATCCAATTGACTCATTTTCTAGTTTTGATCTCAGGAAAATAATGAGAATGGCTGAACATTATCCTaatgactttgatgaatttagTATGGGGGCTCTTGAGAATCAACTTGCGAGTTACATTATTGATGTTCGTGATCTTGATGAAAGGTTCTCCGATCTAAAAGGACTTTGTGATCTTTCAAAAAGATTAGTTCAAACAAAGAAGCATTCAAACTATCCTCTTGTATTCCGCTTCGTGAAACTTGCCTTGCTTTTGCTAGTTGCCACTGCATCCGTTGAAAGAACTTTTTCGGCAATGAAGTTTATCAACAATGACTTGCGGAGTCGAATGAATGAGAGTTATTTTAGTGGTTGCTTGGTGCCTTATGTAGAAAAAGATGTGTTTAATAGGatttctaatgatgttattataaaAACATTTCAAGGAATGAAACCTCGTCGTGTACAGTTGTAG